In Bacillota bacterium, one genomic interval encodes:
- a CDS encoding sulfide/dihydroorotate dehydrogenase-like FAD/NAD-binding protein, with translation MFKILQKRVFSPIIKEFVVEAPRVAKKCEPGQFVILRIHEEGERIPLTIADFDREKGTITIVFQEVGKTTMQLGAMEAGDYIKDFVGPLGEPSHIENFGTVVCVGGGVGIAPVHPIARALKEAGNEVIGIIGSRNKELLFWEDKMKEACSELHVTTDDGSYVRQGFVTDVLKEIVEDRGKENIAMVLTIGPQPMMKATCGTTKEYGLKTVVSLNSVMVDGTGMCGCCRVSIGGETKFVCVDGPEFDGHDVDWAELTRRGSIFKQEEQRAIENHKCQCGCGGGK, from the coding sequence ATGTTCAAAATATTGCAAAAACGAGTATTCTCACCCATCATTAAAGAATTTGTTGTTGAAGCACCGCGGGTTGCAAAGAAATGCGAGCCAGGTCAGTTTGTTATTCTGCGCATCCACGAGGAAGGCGAGCGCATTCCCCTTACCATCGCCGATTTTGACAGGGAAAAGGGAACCATAACTATTGTGTTCCAGGAAGTAGGCAAAACCACCATGCAGCTGGGAGCAATGGAAGCGGGAGATTATATAAAAGATTTTGTTGGTCCTTTAGGTGAACCTTCTCACATTGAAAACTTCGGTACCGTTGTGTGCGTTGGTGGTGGCGTGGGTATTGCGCCGGTGCACCCAATTGCCCGGGCCCTTAAGGAGGCTGGGAATGAAGTTATTGGCATCATTGGATCCAGAAACAAAGAGCTTCTTTTCTGGGAAGATAAAATGAAAGAAGCTTGCTCGGAACTGCATGTGACCACTGATGACGGCTCCTATGTCAGGCAGGGTTTCGTCACCGATGTACTCAAGGAAATAGTAGAAGACAGGGGTAAAGAAAATATAGCCATGGTTTTGACCATCGGCCCACAGCCCATGATGAAAGCAACCTGCGGCACGACTAAGGAATACGGCCTTAAGACTGTTGTCAGCCTTAATTCTGTTATGGTTGACGGGACCGGGATGTGTGGATGCTGCCGTGTCTCTATTGGAGGGGAAACTAAATTTGTTTGCGTGGACGGCCCGGAGTTTGACGGGCACGATGTGGATTGGGCTGAGCTCACTCGCCGTGGATCGATTTTCAAGCAGGAGGAGCAGCGTGCCATAGAAAACCACAAGTGCCAGTGCGGATGTGGAGGTGGCAAATAA